The Candidatus Goldiibacteriota bacterium genome has a window encoding:
- a CDS encoding stage V sporulation protein S, whose product MEIMKLKVSASSNPKSVAGSIVNNIREGKEVEIVAMGPNAINQTVKAVAISREYINPEGIDLICKIGFTHLELDGEKKSAVIIRVFPEKKEQ is encoded by the coding sequence ATGGAGATAATGAAGCTAAAGGTATCAGCGTCAAGCAATCCGAAATCCGTGGCAGGGTCAATAGTAAACAACATCAGGGAAGGTAAGGAAGTTGAAATTGTGGCTATGGGGCCCAATGCCATAAATCAGACTGTAAAGGCTGTTGCCATTTCGCGTGAATACATTAATCCTGAAGGAATTGACCTTATCTGTAAAATCGGCTTTACCCACCTGGAACTTGACGGCGAGAAAAAAAGCGCGGTTATCATCCGTGTTTTTCCGGAAAAGAAAGAACAGTAA